Proteins encoded together in one Streptomyces sp. NBC_01216 window:
- a CDS encoding glycoside hydrolase family 2 TIM barrel-domain containing protein, translating into MSAPSWYEDVTPGRGVLPPRAWYAHSDTAALSLDGTWRFRLSPTALADTSFAAEGFDAGGWREITVPGHWVLQGKDLGTPAYTNVVYPFPVDPPRVPTENPTGDHLRHFDLPDEWPGVGGAVLRFDGVESCARVWLNGAELGEFKGSRLPHEFAVGPLLKARDNVLAVRVHQWSSGSYLEDQDQWWLPGIFRSVTLLHRPEGAPGDFFVHASYDHTAGTGTLRVECDVPGRVTVPELGVDTATGEAVTVRVAPWTAETPRLYGGTLTTAAERIPLRVGFRTVRVENGVLTVNGRRVLFRGVNRHEFHPDSGRRIDPETMRRDVELMKRHNVNAVRTAHYPPHPAFLDLCDEYGLWVIDECDLETHGFQRVGWRGNPVDDARWTPALLDRAARMVERDKNHPSVILWSLGNECGTGAGLGAMADWIRDRDPSRLLHYEGDRSCADTDVYSRMYATHDEVDEIGRRADDGPAARRSLPFLLCEYAHAMGNGPGGLSAYQRLFETHERCQGGFVWEWIDHGLSHPVYGYAYGGDFGEELHDGNFVCDGLLFPDRTPSPGLLEYKKVIEPVRIAGAGSGTGNTEGGAGDTVRVTNLRDFADLSDLAFTWSYQIEGETVASGPLQVPALAAGQSADVPLPSAPERVTAGERTWTVRAELAADVPWASAGHEVAWGQSRVSEPVPPTPARGARADGTGGRITLGPAAFDARTGEPLTIGGIPVTGLRLDVWRAPTDNDNGSARRPDERYGPLWRELGLHRVRHRTDAVSLDAEDAADPGGDTLTVVTRVAPAARDLALRTVYRWTSDGTRLRLTVSVTPEGEWPLPLPRLGIALGLPARMRRVDWFGGGPDEAYPDTRAAARLGRWHRTVEELQTPYVRPQENGARIDTRWVELGDGKSGLRIEGDPAFSFSARPWTDEALDAANHRSDLVPGDTVRLHLDHVQQGIGSASCGPGVLPEFLAVPVPAEFGFTFTAPGTP; encoded by the coding sequence TTGTCCGCCCCTTCCTGGTACGAAGACGTCACACCCGGCCGCGGCGTCCTCCCGCCCCGCGCCTGGTACGCCCACTCCGACACCGCCGCCCTCTCCCTCGACGGAACCTGGCGCTTCCGGCTCTCGCCCACCGCCCTGGCCGACACGTCCTTCGCCGCCGAGGGGTTCGACGCCGGCGGCTGGCGCGAGATCACCGTGCCCGGACACTGGGTCCTCCAGGGGAAGGACCTCGGCACTCCCGCCTACACCAACGTCGTGTACCCGTTCCCGGTCGACCCGCCGCGCGTGCCCACGGAGAACCCCACGGGAGACCACCTGCGCCACTTCGACCTCCCGGACGAGTGGCCCGGCGTGGGCGGGGCCGTGCTGCGGTTCGACGGCGTCGAGTCCTGCGCGCGGGTGTGGCTCAACGGCGCGGAGCTCGGGGAGTTCAAGGGGTCGAGGCTCCCCCACGAGTTCGCCGTCGGGCCGCTGCTGAAGGCACGTGACAACGTGCTCGCGGTCCGGGTCCACCAGTGGTCCTCGGGTTCGTACCTGGAGGACCAGGACCAGTGGTGGCTGCCGGGGATCTTCCGGAGCGTGACGCTGCTGCACCGCCCCGAGGGCGCCCCCGGTGACTTCTTCGTGCACGCCTCCTACGACCACACGGCCGGTACCGGCACCCTGCGCGTGGAGTGCGACGTGCCGGGCCGGGTCACGGTGCCGGAACTCGGCGTCGACACGGCGACCGGGGAGGCCGTGACCGTGCGGGTCGCCCCGTGGACCGCGGAGACACCGCGACTGTACGGAGGCACACTGACAACGGCCGCCGAGCGGATTCCGCTGCGCGTCGGTTTCCGGACGGTCCGCGTCGAGAACGGTGTCCTCACGGTGAACGGGCGTCGTGTCCTCTTCCGTGGGGTGAACCGGCACGAGTTCCATCCCGACAGCGGACGGCGGATCGACCCGGAGACCATGCGCCGGGACGTGGAACTGATGAAACGCCACAACGTCAACGCGGTACGCACCGCGCACTATCCGCCGCACCCGGCCTTCCTCGACCTGTGCGACGAGTACGGCCTGTGGGTGATCGACGAGTGCGATCTGGAGACCCACGGCTTCCAGCGGGTCGGCTGGCGGGGCAACCCCGTCGACGACGCCCGCTGGACGCCCGCTCTGCTCGACCGCGCCGCGCGGATGGTGGAGCGCGACAAGAACCACCCCTCGGTGATCCTGTGGTCGCTCGGCAACGAGTGCGGAACGGGTGCCGGACTCGGCGCGATGGCCGACTGGATCCGGGACCGCGACCCCTCCCGGCTCCTGCACTACGAGGGCGACCGGTCCTGCGCCGACACCGACGTCTACTCGCGCATGTACGCCACGCACGACGAGGTCGACGAGATCGGCCGCCGCGCGGACGACGGTCCCGCGGCCCGGCGTTCGCTCCCCTTCCTCCTCTGTGAGTACGCGCACGCCATGGGCAACGGACCCGGCGGGCTCAGCGCGTACCAGAGACTCTTCGAGACGCACGAACGCTGCCAGGGCGGATTCGTCTGGGAATGGATCGACCACGGCCTGTCCCACCCGGTGTACGGCTACGCCTACGGAGGCGACTTCGGTGAGGAACTCCACGACGGCAACTTCGTCTGCGACGGTCTGCTGTTCCCCGACAGGACGCCGTCACCCGGCCTTCTCGAGTACAAGAAGGTGATCGAACCCGTCCGTATCGCGGGGGCCGGGAGCGGGACGGGTAACACCGAGGGCGGGGCCGGCGACACCGTGCGCGTCACCAATCTGCGGGACTTCGCGGACCTCTCGGACCTCGCCTTCACCTGGTCCTACCAGATCGAGGGGGAGACCGTGGCGAGCGGGCCGCTGCAGGTACCCGCGCTCGCCGCCGGGCAGAGCGCGGACGTCCCCCTGCCCTCTGCGCCGGAGCGCGTCACGGCCGGGGAGCGGACCTGGACGGTCCGGGCCGAACTCGCCGCGGACGTTCCCTGGGCGTCCGCGGGCCACGAGGTCGCCTGGGGCCAGTCGCGCGTGTCGGAACCCGTTCCCCCCACGCCGGCACGCGGCGCACGGGCTGACGGAACCGGCGGGCGGATCACTCTGGGGCCGGCCGCCTTCGACGCCCGCACCGGCGAACCGCTCACGATCGGCGGGATTCCGGTGACCGGCCTGCGGCTCGACGTGTGGCGCGCGCCCACGGACAACGACAACGGCTCGGCCCGGCGTCCGGACGAACGCTACGGGCCGCTGTGGCGCGAACTCGGACTGCACCGGGTGCGGCACCGGACCGACGCGGTGTCCCTCGACGCGGAGGACGCGGCCGACCCCGGCGGTGACACGCTGACCGTGGTGACCCGGGTGGCTCCGGCCGCCCGGGATCTGGCACTGCGCACCGTGTACCGCTGGACCTCGGACGGTACGAGGCTGAGGCTGACGGTCTCCGTGACACCGGAGGGCGAATGGCCGCTGCCCCTCCCCCGACTCGGTATCGCGCTCGGCCTGCCCGCCAGGATGCGACGGGTCGACTGGTTCGGCGGCGGTCCGGACGAGGCTTATCCGGACACCCGGGCCGCCGCGCGGCTCGGTCGCTGGCACCGCACGGTCGAGGAACTCCAGACGCCCTACGTCCGCCCCCAGGAGAACGGCGCCCGGATCGACACCCGATGGGTCGAACTCGGCGACGGAAAGAGCGGGTTGCGGATCGAGGGGGACCCCGCCTTCTCGTTCTCGGCCCGCCCGTGGACGGACGAAGCCCTCGACGCGGCGAACCACCGGAGCGACCTCGTCCCCGGCGACACGGTCCGGCTCCACCTGGACCACGTGCAGCAGGGCATCGGCTCGGCTTCCTGCGGTCCCGGCGTCCTGCCCGAGTTCCTGGCGGTCCCCGTCCCGGCCGAGTTCGGCTTCACGTTCACGGCGCCCGGCACTCCCTGA
- a CDS encoding SDR family oxidoreductase — MTVRGVRVLVVGATGEIGGVAARQLTGQGAVTALAGRDRRRLARTAEELGGRPWQPFDAYDLDGGAGLAGWAETALGGLDALVVAVGVAGFGPATDVSDASCEHLFTVNALAPMAVVRGALPVLSAGGAVVVVTGEIVDRPMVGMADYTAAKAALAAWLGVVGREARRRRVRVTDVRMPHLDTGFAGRAAVGTPPELGPGADPEDAVSRLVVAPALASGPH; from the coding sequence ATGACCGTGAGGGGCGTACGGGTGCTGGTGGTCGGGGCCACCGGCGAGATCGGCGGCGTGGCGGCCCGCCAGTTGACCGGGCAGGGCGCGGTGACGGCGCTCGCCGGCCGCGACCGGCGGCGGCTCGCCCGGACGGCCGAGGAACTCGGCGGGCGCCCGTGGCAGCCGTTCGACGCCTACGACCTCGACGGCGGCGCGGGGCTCGCGGGCTGGGCCGAGACGGCGCTCGGTGGGCTGGACGCCCTGGTGGTGGCCGTCGGCGTGGCCGGCTTCGGCCCGGCGACGGACGTGTCGGACGCCTCGTGCGAGCACCTGTTCACCGTGAACGCCCTGGCCCCTATGGCCGTCGTCCGCGGCGCGCTGCCGGTGCTGTCGGCGGGTGGCGCGGTCGTCGTGGTGACGGGGGAGATCGTGGACCGCCCGATGGTGGGCATGGCCGACTACACGGCGGCCAAGGCCGCGCTCGCCGCCTGGCTGGGCGTCGTGGGACGCGAGGCGCGTCGCCGCAGGGTCAGGGTCACCGACGTACGCATGCCGCATCTGGATACCGGCTTCGCCGGACGCGCGGCCGTGGGAACCCCGCCCGAACTGGGTCCGGGCGCCGACCCGGAGGACGCGGTCAGCCGTCTCGTCGTCGCGCCGGCGCTCGCGTCTGGGCCCCACTGA
- a CDS encoding SigB/SigF/SigG family RNA polymerase sigma factor, with product MPTAVTTETRTGVETGPGGLPVVEAPDKVVPKDARELSRLFFARLAVLEEGTHEYQYVRSTLIDMNMSLVSYAAGRFRSRGDEYEDIVQVGAIGLIKAIDRFDLSREVQFSTFAVPYIVGEIKRYYRDTSWAVHVPRRLQEARVELARAGEELGGRLGRSPRVAELAEHMEVSEEEVVEARLASNGYHSMSLEAAIGDEGEDDTSLADFIGVRDHEVELFEDFHTLAPLLERLGERDRRLLHLRFVEELTQSEIGKLLGVSQMQVSRLLSRNLARLREGMLRT from the coding sequence GTGCCGACTGCGGTCACGACGGAGACGAGGACGGGTGTCGAGACCGGGCCGGGCGGCCTGCCGGTCGTCGAAGCCCCCGACAAGGTCGTGCCTAAGGACGCACGCGAGCTGTCCAGGCTGTTCTTCGCGCGGCTCGCGGTACTGGAGGAGGGGACGCACGAGTACCAGTACGTCCGCAGCACGCTGATAGACATGAACATGTCCCTCGTGTCCTACGCGGCCGGGCGCTTCCGCTCGCGCGGTGACGAGTACGAGGACATCGTCCAGGTCGGCGCGATCGGTCTGATCAAGGCGATCGACCGGTTCGACCTGTCCCGCGAGGTGCAGTTCTCCACGTTCGCCGTCCCGTACATCGTGGGGGAGATCAAGCGCTACTACCGTGACACCTCCTGGGCCGTGCACGTGCCGCGCCGTCTCCAGGAGGCACGAGTGGAGCTGGCACGGGCCGGTGAGGAGCTCGGCGGCCGGCTGGGGCGTTCGCCGCGGGTGGCCGAGCTGGCGGAGCACATGGAGGTCTCCGAGGAGGAGGTCGTCGAGGCACGTCTCGCCTCCAACGGCTACCACTCCATGTCCCTGGAAGCGGCCATCGGCGACGAGGGCGAGGACGACACCTCGCTCGCCGACTTCATCGGCGTGCGGGACCACGAGGTCGAGCTCTTCGAGGACTTCCACACCCTGGCACCCCTGCTGGAGCGGCTCGGCGAGCGGGACCGGCGACTGCTGCACCTGCGGTTCGTGGAAGAGCTGACGCAGTCCGAGATCGGCAAGCTCCTGGGTGTCTCGCAGATGCAGGTGTCCCGGCTGCTCTCACGGAACCTGGCCCGCCTGCGCGAGGGAATGCTCCGGACCTGA
- a CDS encoding DoxX family protein codes for MSRPARSALLLAGLLATAGTAHFVAPRQFDAIVPRALPGSPRAWTRASGVAELALAAGLALPTTRRASARATALFFAAVFPANVKMAYDWRDRSAAAKAVAYARLPLQVPLIVWAGRTARAER; via the coding sequence ATGTCCCGGCCCGCCCGCTCCGCCCTTCTGCTCGCCGGCCTTCTCGCGACGGCCGGCACGGCCCACTTCGTCGCGCCGCGGCAGTTCGACGCCATCGTGCCGCGCGCCCTGCCGGGAAGCCCCCGAGCGTGGACACGGGCCAGCGGAGTGGCCGAACTGGCGCTCGCCGCCGGCCTGGCGCTGCCGACGACGCGCCGGGCGAGCGCCCGGGCAACGGCGTTGTTCTTCGCCGCCGTCTTCCCGGCCAACGTGAAGATGGCGTACGACTGGCGCGATCGTTCGGCCGCCGCCAAGGCCGTGGCCTATGCCCGTCTTCCGCTTCAGGTACCGCTGATCGTGTGGGCCGGACGGACGGCCCGCGCCGAGCGCTGA
- a CDS encoding helix-turn-helix domain-containing protein, whose amino-acid sequence MPAPTGAAGDRWCGGAAGSPGAAGGLTPQQQRVAVLVAAGATNREIADRLSLSPRTVDHHLRDVFARLGVRSRVELSGVLNRASHGDDRARAVMRVGAARPSRRIPVAGGTAIPERLRGRRRRTSPEPLPGSPHPPTAQTAKWGRSRTGGRSRTGGLTGRRWTGEGALR is encoded by the coding sequence GTGCCGGCTCCCACCGGCGCGGCGGGCGACCGGTGGTGCGGTGGGGCCGCCGGGTCACCCGGGGCCGCCGGCGGACTGACCCCGCAGCAGCAGCGCGTCGCGGTGCTGGTCGCGGCGGGGGCGACGAACCGTGAGATCGCCGACCGGCTGTCGCTGAGCCCGCGGACGGTCGACCACCACCTGCGCGACGTGTTCGCACGGCTCGGCGTCCGCTCCCGCGTCGAGCTCTCGGGCGTCCTGAACCGGGCCTCCCATGGCGACGACCGCGCCCGCGCCGTGATGCGCGTCGGCGCGGCGCGTCCGAGCCGACGGATACCCGTGGCCGGCGGCACCGCGATACCCGAGCGCCTCCGAGGCAGGCGACGCCGGACTTCCCCGGAACCGCTGCCCGGGTCACCGCATCCGCCGACGGCACAGACCGCGAAGTGGGGTCGAAGCCGTACCGGCGGCCGGAGCCGTACCGGCGGGTTGACGGGTCGAAGGTGGACCGGCGAAGGAGCGCTGCGATGA
- a CDS encoding STAS domain-containing protein gives MSTAQNPPILTDPAAPSAPEPHDQGADAAPCGTSVRSCSADDGKTLRVALQGEVDHYSAGPLRVLLAVASVYGYRRLVLDTSRVTFADSALLRILRGWTGEGRWLRLTGVTPAMQRLRAAAWGPPPGRAGRAPTGKGTLGEGA, from the coding sequence GTGAGTACCGCACAGAACCCTCCGATACTGACCGACCCCGCCGCCCCCTCGGCGCCGGAACCCCACGACCAGGGCGCCGACGCCGCTCCGTGCGGAACAAGCGTCCGCTCCTGCAGCGCCGACGACGGGAAGACCCTGCGCGTCGCACTCCAGGGTGAGGTCGACCACTACAGCGCGGGACCGCTCCGGGTGCTGCTGGCCGTCGCCTCGGTGTACGGCTACCGCCGTCTCGTCCTCGACACCTCGCGCGTCACCTTCGCGGACTCCGCCCTGCTGCGGATCCTGCGGGGCTGGACGGGAGAAGGGCGGTGGCTGCGTCTGACCGGCGTCACGCCCGCGATGCAGCGGCTGCGGGCCGCCGCTTGGGGGCCGCCACCAGGGCGCGCGGGACGCGCCCCGACCGGGAAGGGGACGCTCGGGGAGGGAGCGTGA
- a CDS encoding DUF4383 domain-containing protein, translating to MKLRDELPVDHHLAKVYRTGAALCGLILIAFGCLGLADALSPFDTSGDRVLGMTTNTTLSILSLVFGLALVGGAVIGGNVASTLNMAVGTLFLLSGFGHLFVLDRPANFLDFGMTNVMFSFVMGLLIVTFGMYGRVSSKLPHDNPYWQRRHPGHAGHAGEAEQGGRGADDGPRGALPAGEREHGAIDAT from the coding sequence ATGAAGCTACGAGACGAGCTCCCGGTCGATCACCATCTGGCGAAGGTCTACCGCACGGGTGCCGCCCTCTGCGGCCTGATCCTCATCGCCTTCGGCTGTCTCGGCCTCGCCGACGCGCTCAGCCCCTTCGACACCTCCGGGGACCGCGTCCTCGGGATGACCACGAACACCACCCTGAGCATCCTGTCGCTGGTCTTCGGGCTCGCGCTGGTCGGCGGCGCCGTCATCGGGGGCAACGTGGCCTCGACACTCAACATGGCCGTAGGGACGCTGTTCCTCCTCAGCGGTTTCGGTCACCTCTTCGTCCTGGACAGGCCCGCGAACTTCCTCGACTTCGGCATGACCAACGTGATGTTCAGCTTCGTCATGGGGCTGCTGATCGTGACGTTCGGCATGTACGGACGGGTGTCGAGCAAGCTTCCGCACGACAACCCCTACTGGCAGCGCCGCCACCCCGGGCACGCCGGACACGCGGGGGAGGCGGAGCAGGGCGGCCGGGGCGCGGACGACGGCCCCCGCGGCGCACTGCCGGCGGGGGAACGCGAGCACGGCGCCATCGACGCCACGTGA
- a CDS encoding ABC transporter substrate-binding protein: MRTSSSRRGHTAIAAVAVLATGTALLTGYGGGNDDAAGDGTITLRIGTFGSFGYDDETGAKLYAEYERTHPGIKIEESNVADGQKYWDTLKLRLSRDSGLADIQALEVGYIAEATGPAMAGKWVDLARTGGADLGAFLDWKVQQATTADGSVIGLGTDIGPMAICYDKDLFAKAQLPTDRVEVAALWAGDWSKFLQVGETYRKNAPTGTSFHDSASGLFNAVVSSQPLQYANAQGELDYQNSPGVKKAWDTAVAAARNGLTAKLRQFDEKGTWNAAFKNSRFATVACPSWMTGIIKDQAGAGNQGKWDIAAPPVAGNWGGSFLAVPKAGKHVEEAAELAAWLTAPAQHAKVFGVNGNIPSSKDTLTSPVVQDAKLPYFGDTPVGKIYSEAAAGITPAAVSRWDGQVKTFITDNGILDIEQRGTDPDAAWRNVKKLVDDKIDQ, translated from the coding sequence ATGCGCACTTCCAGCAGCAGACGCGGGCACACCGCCATCGCCGCGGTCGCCGTCCTCGCGACCGGCACGGCCCTGCTCACCGGCTACGGGGGCGGGAACGACGACGCGGCCGGCGACGGGACGATCACGCTCCGGATCGGAACCTTCGGTTCCTTCGGCTACGACGACGAGACCGGCGCGAAGCTCTACGCCGAGTACGAGAGGACCCACCCCGGTATCAAGATCGAGGAGTCGAACGTCGCCGACGGCCAGAAGTACTGGGACACCCTGAAGTTGCGCCTTTCCCGAGACAGCGGCCTGGCGGACATCCAGGCCCTGGAGGTGGGCTACATCGCGGAGGCGACCGGCCCCGCGATGGCCGGCAAATGGGTCGATCTCGCCAGGACGGGCGGTGCCGACCTCGGCGCGTTCCTCGACTGGAAGGTGCAACAGGCCACCACCGCCGACGGTTCGGTGATCGGCCTCGGCACCGACATCGGCCCGATGGCCATCTGCTACGACAAGGACCTGTTCGCCAAGGCCCAACTGCCCACCGACCGCGTCGAGGTCGCCGCGCTCTGGGCGGGCGACTGGTCGAAGTTCCTCCAGGTCGGCGAGACATACCGGAAGAACGCGCCCACCGGCACCTCCTTCCACGATTCCGCCAGTGGCCTGTTCAACGCCGTGGTCTCCAGCCAGCCACTCCAGTACGCGAACGCCCAGGGCGAACTGGACTACCAGAACAGCCCCGGTGTGAAGAAGGCATGGGACACCGCCGTCGCGGCGGCGCGGAACGGACTGACAGCCAAACTGCGCCAGTTCGACGAGAAGGGCACCTGGAACGCGGCCTTCAAGAACTCGAGGTTCGCCACCGTCGCCTGCCCGAGCTGGATGACGGGCATCATCAAGGATCAGGCCGGCGCGGGGAACCAGGGCAAGTGGGACATCGCAGCGCCGCCCGTGGCGGGCAACTGGGGCGGTTCCTTCCTCGCCGTCCCGAAGGCCGGCAAGCACGTCGAGGAGGCCGCGGAGCTCGCCGCCTGGCTGACCGCCCCCGCACAGCACGCCAAGGTCTTCGGTGTGAACGGCAACATCCCCTCCTCCAAGGACACCCTCACCTCCCCCGTCGTCCAGGACGCGAAGCTGCCGTACTTCGGCGACACCCCGGTGGGAAAGATCTACTCGGAGGCCGCCGCGGGCATCACGCCCGCGGCGGTCAGCCGCTGGGACGGGCAGGTGAAGACCTTCATCACCGACAACGGCATCCTCGACATCGAGCAGCGCGGCACGGACCCGGACGCGGCCTGGCGGAACGTCAAGAAGCTGGTCGACGACAAGATCGACCAGTAG
- a CDS encoding LacI family DNA-binding transcriptional regulator, with product MNDRRSDRPTLEEVAARAGVGRGTVSRVINGSPRVSEQARTAVERAVAELGYVPNQAARALAGRRTDAVALVIPETEARLFAEPYFMGLMRGASAELADAERQLLLTLVRTEQERQRFEQYLAAHRVDGVLLASVHRDDPLPDRVAALGLPLVMNGRRAESEPVDFVDSDNVGAGRSAVAHLAGRGRRRIATVTGPLDMYVARCRLDGYRAGLAEVGLVPDASLVATGDFTEEGGRRAMRELLERAPELDAVFAASDVMAAGARSVLRAAGRRVPEDVAFVGVDDSAVARHMDPPLTSVRQPIEEMGRTMTRLLLRKIAGAADGTPSSEAEAHRVLPTELIVRASS from the coding sequence GTGAACGATCGACGCAGCGACAGACCCACCCTGGAGGAGGTCGCGGCCAGGGCCGGGGTCGGGCGCGGCACGGTCTCGCGGGTGATCAACGGCTCGCCCCGGGTGAGCGAGCAGGCGAGGACGGCCGTCGAACGGGCCGTCGCCGAACTCGGCTACGTGCCCAACCAGGCGGCCCGCGCGCTGGCGGGCCGTCGTACCGACGCGGTTGCCCTGGTCATCCCCGAGACGGAGGCCCGGCTGTTCGCGGAGCCGTACTTCATGGGCCTGATGCGCGGGGCCAGTGCCGAACTGGCCGACGCCGAGAGACAACTGCTGCTCACCCTCGTACGGACCGAGCAGGAGCGGCAGCGCTTCGAACAGTACCTCGCCGCCCACCGGGTCGACGGCGTCCTGCTGGCGTCCGTGCACCGCGACGATCCGCTGCCCGACCGGGTGGCCGCGCTGGGGCTGCCCCTGGTCATGAACGGGCGGAGGGCGGAATCCGAACCCGTCGACTTCGTCGACTCCGACAACGTCGGCGCGGGCCGTTCCGCCGTCGCGCATCTCGCCGGGCGGGGTCGCCGTCGCATCGCCACCGTCACCGGCCCGCTCGACATGTACGTCGCCCGGTGCCGGCTCGACGGCTACCGGGCGGGTCTGGCGGAGGTCGGTCTCGTGCCCGACGCGTCGCTGGTGGCGACGGGGGACTTCACCGAGGAGGGCGGGCGTCGGGCGATGCGGGAACTCCTGGAGCGCGCGCCCGAGCTGGACGCGGTCTTCGCGGCCTCCGACGTGATGGCGGCGGGCGCGCGCTCGGTGCTGCGCGCGGCGGGCCGCCGCGTGCCGGAGGACGTCGCATTCGTCGGCGTCGACGACTCGGCCGTGGCCCGGCACATGGACCCGCCGCTGACCAGCGTGCGCCAGCCCATCGAGGAGATGGGACGCACCATGACCCGGCTGCTGCTCCGGAAGATCGCCGGTGCCGCCGATGGCACACCGTCGTCCGAGGCGGAGGCGCACCGGGTGCTGCCGACGGAGCTGATCGTGCGGGCGAGTTCCTGA